A window from Zingiber officinale cultivar Zhangliang chromosome 7A, Zo_v1.1, whole genome shotgun sequence encodes these proteins:
- the LOC122000740 gene encoding uncharacterized protein LOC122000740 has product MPLVACRPAQALILSGFKYLPLRSSSLPHLRLSSSIAFSIFPSAPVPTSITLFVPNILDAFFYSRQPRRDMAADGAVGVAASQDDVLTKRLQYLQSKLEAIGIMGNDWKLGVGLSIPCPKALRMLSTEESYLRIPNRII; this is encoded by the exons ATGCCCCTAGTCGCTTGCCGGCCTGCCCAAGCCCTTATCTTGTCCGGCTTCAAGTACCTCCCGTTGAGATCTTCGTCGCTGCCGCACCTGCGCCTCTCCTCCTCCATCGCCTTCTCCATCTTCCCATCCGCACCAGTGCCTACTTCAATTACCCTCTTCGTTCCGAACATTCTCGATGCCTTTTTTTATTCCCGTCAGCCTCGCCGCGACATGGCTGCGGACGGTG CAGTCGGAGTTGCGGCGTCACAAGACGACGTCTTGACGAAGCGACTGCAGTATTTGCAGTCGAAACTCGAGGCGATAGGAATTATGGGCAACGATTGGAAGCTTGGGGTGGGTTTGTCAATACCATGCCCAAAG GCCTTAAGAATGTTGTCCACTGAGGAATCATACTTGAGAATTCCCAACAGGATAATatga
- the LOC122000739 gene encoding NADH-cytochrome b5 reductase-like protein has protein sequence MALFRRLISSKLPSPSVAAFLGASKESSNLHRRFPFAAAAAIFGGAAVYCYSSSPTFVQLDIDSDESCIALNPEKWLEFKLQETARVSHNSQLFRFSFDPTAKLGLDVASCILTRAPIGEESDGRRKYVIRPYTPISDPDSRGYFDLLIKVYPEGKMSQHFASLKPGDMIEVKGPIEKLRYSPNMKRNIGMIAGGTGITPMLQVVNAILKNPDDNTQVSLIYANISPDDILLKNELDRLAASYANFKVFYTVDKPNRNWRGGIGYVSKDMVLKGLPSPGEDTLILVCGPPGLMQHISGDKAKDRSQGELTGILKDAGYTEDMVYKF, from the exons ATGGCTCTTTTCAGGCGACTCATTTCGTCCAAGCTTCCTTCTCCATCAGTCGCCGCTTTTCTTGGCGCCTCCAAAGAATCGTCTAATTTGCATCGTCGCTTCCCGTTCGCTGCCGCCGCTGCCATCTTCGGTGGCGCCGCCGTCTATTGTTACTCTTCATCTCCTACCTTC GTTCAACTTGACATTGATAGTGATGAATCTTGTATTG CATTGAATCCTGAAAAATGGTTGGAATTCAAGCTTCAAGAAACTGCAAGGGTCAGTCATAATAGTCAATTGTTCAG GTTCTCATTTGATCCTACTGCCAAATTAGGTCTTGATGTTGCTTCTTGCATTCTTACACG GGCTCCAATTGGAGAAGAATCAGACGGACGGAGAAAATATGTCATTCGTCC GTATACTCCCATATCAGATCCTGACTCAAGAGGCTACTTTGATTTATTAATCAAG GTGTATCCTGAGGGGAAAATGAGTCAACATTTTGCAAGCTTAAAGCCAGGAGATATGATTGAAGTTAAAGG GCCAATTGAGAAGCTCAGATATAGCCCCAATATGAAAAGGAATATTGGAATG ATTGCAGGGGGCACTGGTATCACACCAATGCTGCAGGTTGTAAATGCAATTTTGAAGAATCCTGATGACAACACCCAG GTATCCTTAATCTATGCCAACATATCGCCAGATGATATTCTACTGAAAAATGAACTTGACAGACTAGCTGCTAGCTATGCAAATTTTAAG GTATTTTACACTGTGGATAAACCTAACAGAAATTGGCGAGGAGGTATAGGATATGTATCGAAGGACATGGTCTTGAAAGGCTTACCCAGTCCAGGGGAAGACACATTGATACTT GTATGTGGTCCCCCAGGTTTGATGCAGCATATATCTGGAGATAAGGCAAAAGACAGATCACAAGGCGAG CTCACAGGGATACTCAAGGACGCGGGATACACAGAAGATATGGTTTACAAATTTTGA
- the LOC122000741 gene encoding (6-4)DNA photolyase-like isoform X2 — protein MESNALLWFRKGLRIHDNPALDYARRESNNLFPVFVIDPRYLHPDSSAFSLGSTRAGINRIRFLLECLSDLDSSLRRLGSRLLVLRGDSDPASAICRIVKEWKIRKLCFEYDTEPYGQELDRKVKDFASKHGIEVFCPVSHTLFNPADVIGKNGGKPPLTYQSFIALAGKPEGPLEVTYSKLPPVGNVGESELLTVPTIEELGYKETIEEEFPPFQGGESEALRRLKEVLKDKEWIANFEKPKGDPSAFLKPATTVLSPYLKFGCLSSRYFYQRLHNVYQIVGKHTSPPVSLLGQLLWREFFYTVAFGTPNFDQMIGNKICKQVPWREDEALLVAWREGRTGYPWIDAIMIQLKKWGWMHHLARHSVACFLTRGDLFIHWEKGRDVFERLLLDSDWAINNGNWLWLSSSAFFNQYYRIYSPISFGKKYDPDGKYIRHFIPVLKDMPNEYVYEPWTAPLSVQRKANCIIGKDYPRPVVSHDTASKECKKKMGEVYAKDRSMKSCKKESSKSATLRKRKK, from the exons ATGGAGTCCAACGCCCTGCTCTGGTTCCGGAAGGGGCTGCGGATCCACGACAACCCCGCCCTGGACTACGCGCGCCGGGAATCGAACAACCTCTTTCCCGTCTTTGTAATCGACCCCCGCTACCTCCATCCTGATTCCTCCGCCTTCTCCCTTGGTTCTACTCGGGCCGGCATCAACCGCATCCGCTTCCTTCTCGAGTGTCTCTCGGACCTCGACTCTAGCCTCCGCAGGCTCGGTTCCCGTCTCCTCGTTCTCAGGGGAGACTCTGACCCAGCCTCGGCCATTTGCAGAATCGTTAAGGAA TGGAAGATCCGGAAACTCTGCTTTGAATATGACACGGAACCATATGGTCAAGAGCTGGACAGAAAAGTTAAG GATTTTGCCTCAAAACACGGAATCGAAGTGTTCTGCCCAGTTAGCCATACCCTTTTCAATCCAGCGGATGTGATTGGGAAG AATGGAGGAAAACCACCTTTGACATATCAATCATTTATAGCACTTGCGGGGAAACCTGAGGGCCCACTTGAAGTGACATACTCCAAGCTTCCTCCTGTGGGAAATGTTGGAGAATCTGAATTGCTTACTGTTCCAACAATTGAGGAACTTGGCTACAAGGAAACGATAGAG GAAGAGTTTCCTCCATTTCAAGGCGGTGAATCAGAGGCTCTTCGGAGACTTAAGGAAGTTCTTAAAGACAAG GAATGGATAGCAAATTTTGAGAAACCAAAGGGTGATCCATCTGCCTTTCTGAAGCCAGCAACTACTGTTTTGTCCCCGTATctgaaa TTTGGTTGTCTTTCTTCAAGGTACTTTTATCAACGCCTTCACAATGTCTACCAAATTGTTGGGAAGCACACATCCCCTCCGGTTTCACTTCTTGGTCAG TTACTATGGCGTGAATTTTTCTACACGGTGGCCTTTGGAACTCCAAATTTTGATCAGATGATTGGAAATAAGATATGCAAACAG GTTCCTTGGAGAGAAGACGAAGCTTTGCTTGTAGCTTGGAGAGAGGGCAGGACTGGATATCCCTGGATTGATGCCATTATGATACAG CTTAAGAAGTGGGGATGGATGCACCATCTGGCGCGGCATTCTGTTGCGTGTTTCTTAACACGTGGTGATCTG TTTATCCACTGGGAAAAAGGACGTGATGTTTTTGAGAGATTACTTCTTGATTCTGATTGGGCAATTAACAACGGTAATTGGCTATGGCTTTCTAGTTCAGCCTTTTTTAACCAG TATTACCGCATCTACTCTCCAATATCTTTTGGGAAGAAGTATGATCCTGACGGAAAATATATCCGACATTTTATCCCTGTGCTAAAAG ATATGCCAAATGAATATGTTTATGAGCCTTGGACAGCTCCTTTGAGTGTCCAAAGGAAAGCAAACTGCATAATTGGAAAAGACTATCCAAGGCCAG TGGTCTCCCATGATACTGCGAGCAAGGAATGCAAGAAAAAGATGGGGGAAGTGTACGCCAAGGACCGGTCTATGAAAAGTTGCAAAAAAGAATCTTCTAAATCCGCAACGTTGCGGAAAAGAAAAAAGTAA
- the LOC122000741 gene encoding (6-4)DNA photolyase-like isoform X1, translating into MESNALLWFRKGLRIHDNPALDYARRESNNLFPVFVIDPRYLHPDSSAFSLGSTRAGINRIRFLLECLSDLDSSLRRLGSRLLVLRGDSDPASAICRIVKEWKIRKLCFEYDTEPYGQELDRKVKDFASKHGIEVFCPVSHTLFNPADVIGKNGGKPPLTYQSFIALAGKPEGPLEVTYSKLPPVGNVGESELLTVPTIEELGYKETIEEEFPPFQGGESEALRRLKEVLKDKEWIANFEKPKGDPSAFLKPATTVLSPYLKFGCLSSRYFYQRLHNVYQIVGKHTSPPVSLLGQLLWREFFYTVAFGTPNFDQMIGNKICKQVPWREDEALLVAWREGRTGYPWIDAIMIQLKKWGWMHHLARHSVACFLTRGDLFIHWEKGRDVFERLLLDSDWAINNGNWLWLSSSAFFNQYYRIYSPISFGKKYDPDGKYIRHFIPVLKDMPNEYVYEPWTAPLSVQRKANCIIGKDYPRPVVSHDTASKECKKKMGEVYAKDRSMKSCKKESSKSATLRKRKNY; encoded by the exons ATGGAGTCCAACGCCCTGCTCTGGTTCCGGAAGGGGCTGCGGATCCACGACAACCCCGCCCTGGACTACGCGCGCCGGGAATCGAACAACCTCTTTCCCGTCTTTGTAATCGACCCCCGCTACCTCCATCCTGATTCCTCCGCCTTCTCCCTTGGTTCTACTCGGGCCGGCATCAACCGCATCCGCTTCCTTCTCGAGTGTCTCTCGGACCTCGACTCTAGCCTCCGCAGGCTCGGTTCCCGTCTCCTCGTTCTCAGGGGAGACTCTGACCCAGCCTCGGCCATTTGCAGAATCGTTAAGGAA TGGAAGATCCGGAAACTCTGCTTTGAATATGACACGGAACCATATGGTCAAGAGCTGGACAGAAAAGTTAAG GATTTTGCCTCAAAACACGGAATCGAAGTGTTCTGCCCAGTTAGCCATACCCTTTTCAATCCAGCGGATGTGATTGGGAAG AATGGAGGAAAACCACCTTTGACATATCAATCATTTATAGCACTTGCGGGGAAACCTGAGGGCCCACTTGAAGTGACATACTCCAAGCTTCCTCCTGTGGGAAATGTTGGAGAATCTGAATTGCTTACTGTTCCAACAATTGAGGAACTTGGCTACAAGGAAACGATAGAG GAAGAGTTTCCTCCATTTCAAGGCGGTGAATCAGAGGCTCTTCGGAGACTTAAGGAAGTTCTTAAAGACAAG GAATGGATAGCAAATTTTGAGAAACCAAAGGGTGATCCATCTGCCTTTCTGAAGCCAGCAACTACTGTTTTGTCCCCGTATctgaaa TTTGGTTGTCTTTCTTCAAGGTACTTTTATCAACGCCTTCACAATGTCTACCAAATTGTTGGGAAGCACACATCCCCTCCGGTTTCACTTCTTGGTCAG TTACTATGGCGTGAATTTTTCTACACGGTGGCCTTTGGAACTCCAAATTTTGATCAGATGATTGGAAATAAGATATGCAAACAG GTTCCTTGGAGAGAAGACGAAGCTTTGCTTGTAGCTTGGAGAGAGGGCAGGACTGGATATCCCTGGATTGATGCCATTATGATACAG CTTAAGAAGTGGGGATGGATGCACCATCTGGCGCGGCATTCTGTTGCGTGTTTCTTAACACGTGGTGATCTG TTTATCCACTGGGAAAAAGGACGTGATGTTTTTGAGAGATTACTTCTTGATTCTGATTGGGCAATTAACAACGGTAATTGGCTATGGCTTTCTAGTTCAGCCTTTTTTAACCAG TATTACCGCATCTACTCTCCAATATCTTTTGGGAAGAAGTATGATCCTGACGGAAAATATATCCGACATTTTATCCCTGTGCTAAAAG ATATGCCAAATGAATATGTTTATGAGCCTTGGACAGCTCCTTTGAGTGTCCAAAGGAAAGCAAACTGCATAATTGGAAAAGACTATCCAAGGCCAG TGGTCTCCCATGATACTGCGAGCAAGGAATGCAAGAAAAAGATGGGGGAAGTGTACGCCAAGGACCGGTCTATGAAAAGTTGCAAAAAAGAATCTTCTAAATCCGCAACGTTGCGGAAAAGAAAAAA ctATTGA